From Variovorax sp. PMC12, the proteins below share one genomic window:
- a CDS encoding ABC transporter permease encodes MGEANVTTAAPWTPPASAATAAPRPPLRDRMLPFIGPVVLFIAWDLVVRLGFIKPILLPTPADTIAALITGLAGGPLLTDFAMTVWRTVQAFVIAAAIGVPLGVLLGSNEKAYRSVEFLIDFFRSTPSSALIPLFLLIFGVSDVNKVAIAAFGALLIVVFNSAYGVINARKQRVMAARVMGASRWQIFKDVLVWESLQPSFVGLRSAVSMALVIVIVAEMFIGSDTGLGHRIIDAQQVLNVKSMYAAILAAGALGYALNILFLIAERRIVHWSGR; translated from the coding sequence ATGGGTGAAGCCAACGTCACCACGGCCGCGCCGTGGACCCCGCCGGCCAGTGCCGCTACTGCCGCGCCCAGGCCGCCGCTGCGCGACCGCATGCTGCCCTTCATCGGCCCGGTGGTGCTGTTCATCGCGTGGGACCTGGTGGTGCGCCTGGGCTTCATCAAGCCGATATTGCTGCCCACGCCCGCCGACACCATCGCCGCGCTCATCACCGGCCTGGCCGGCGGTCCGCTGCTCACCGACTTCGCCATGACCGTGTGGCGCACCGTGCAGGCCTTCGTCATCGCGGCGGCCATCGGGGTGCCGCTGGGCGTGCTGCTGGGCAGCAACGAGAAGGCGTACCGCAGCGTGGAGTTCCTGATCGACTTCTTCCGCTCCACGCCGTCGTCCGCGCTGATTCCGCTGTTCCTGCTGATCTTCGGCGTGAGCGACGTCAACAAGGTGGCCATCGCGGCCTTCGGCGCGCTGCTCATCGTGGTGTTCAACAGCGCCTACGGCGTCATCAACGCACGCAAGCAGCGCGTGATGGCGGCGCGCGTCATGGGCGCCTCGCGCTGGCAGATCTTCAAGGACGTGCTGGTGTGGGAAAGCCTGCAGCCCAGCTTCGTGGGCCTGCGCTCGGCGGTGTCGATGGCGCTGGTGATCGTCATCGTGGCCGAGATGTTCATCGGCTCCGACACGGGGCTGGGCCACCGCATCATCGACGCGCAGCAGGTGCTCAACGTGAAGAGCATGTACGCGGCGATTCTTGCGGCGGGTGCGCTGGGTTACGCGCTCAACATCCTCTTCCTCATCGCAGAACGCCGCATCGTGCACTGGAGCGGAAGATGA
- a CDS encoding ABC transporter substrate-binding protein — protein MSNQEKPPASNRGSRRQLLQAGAAGLAVLAAPAIVRAQGAAKLRIGFWPVAAGLPFFAAVDKGYFKEAGLDVEPLKFAGAQQVMEGMLAGRCDGSANGTGSANLAIGEIAQPGLFKIFCTNPSNAKYVLDEFIVAKDSPIKTMAELAGKKVASGPGIQNVTLCKTMLERAGAKGATVSELPIGQHVAALVAGQVDACYTLEPTGTVGRMNGTTRVIEAGVVARYILGDPMAPWHGGAASLTTEFIKKNPEIAKKYIAAYARGVELVRTKPDEARQFMKGYTAIEGKLTAEVPLASYMLYNEFKPSDVAYFQKFYDLFTEKGIFEKKVPVDALLYKA, from the coding sequence ATGAGCAACCAAGAAAAACCTCCCGCGTCGAACCGCGGCAGCCGCCGCCAGTTGCTGCAGGCCGGCGCCGCCGGGCTGGCCGTGCTGGCCGCGCCCGCCATCGTGCGTGCGCAGGGTGCGGCAAAGCTGCGCATCGGCTTCTGGCCCGTGGCCGCCGGCCTGCCGTTCTTCGCGGCGGTCGACAAGGGCTACTTCAAGGAAGCCGGCCTCGACGTCGAGCCGCTCAAGTTCGCCGGCGCGCAGCAGGTGATGGAAGGCATGCTCGCCGGCCGCTGCGACGGCAGCGCCAACGGCACCGGCTCGGCCAACCTCGCCATCGGCGAGATCGCGCAGCCGGGCCTGTTCAAGATCTTCTGCACCAACCCGAGCAACGCGAAATACGTGCTCGACGAATTCATCGTCGCCAAGGACAGCCCCATCAAGACCATGGCCGAGCTGGCCGGCAAGAAGGTCGCCTCGGGCCCCGGCATCCAGAACGTCACGCTGTGCAAGACCATGCTGGAGCGCGCGGGCGCCAAGGGCGCGACCGTGAGCGAGCTGCCCATCGGCCAGCACGTGGCAGCGCTGGTCGCGGGCCAGGTCGACGCCTGCTACACGCTGGAGCCCACCGGCACCGTGGGCCGCATGAACGGCACCACGCGCGTCATCGAGGCCGGCGTGGTTGCCAGGTACATCCTCGGCGACCCGATGGCGCCCTGGCACGGCGGTGCAGCCAGCCTGACCACCGAGTTCATCAAGAAGAACCCGGAGATCGCTAAGAAGTACATCGCCGCCTATGCGCGCGGCGTGGAGCTGGTGCGCACCAAGCCCGACGAGGCACGCCAGTTCATGAAGGGCTACACCGCCATCGAAGGCAAGCTCACGGCCGAGGTGCCGCTCGCGTCTTACATGCTCTACAACGAGTTCAAGCCCAGCGACGTCGCGTACTTCCAGAAGTTCTACGACCTGTTCACCGAGAAAGGCATCTTCGAGAAGAAGGTGCCGGTGGACGCGCTGCTCTACAAGGCCTGA
- a CDS encoding AtzE family amidohydrolase: MSAADLLGRDATAMAEAVRSGAASATALVQASLERVDATDGRVNAFTAVLAERALRRAAQVDASLASSNGARTRELPLLGVPFAVKNLFDIAGLPTLAGSKIEHQTAPARADAALVRRLERAGAVLVGALNMDEYAYGFTTENSHEGPTRNPHDLTRIAGGSSGGSGAAVAAGQVPLTLGSDTNGSIRVPASLCGVFGLKPTFGRLPRTGSFPFVSSLDHLGPFARSARDLALVYDALQGPEDAGHPHDPGCAQRAVEPVSGVLAQGARGLRIGVLGGYFHQRAGAQALAAVDLVADALGSGVSRASVELPLVEAGRAAAFLITNAEGAALHLDDLRRRAHDFEPLSRDRFLAGALLPAAWVARAQRVRRVYAEAVARLFARYDILLAPATPSAATPIGAETFEVNGQVLPVRPNMGLLTQPFSCIGLPVCAVPVWSAHANLPDLPDLPIGVQVIAAPWREDLVLRVAAALEAAGVAHAPVAALNVEKTPA, from the coding sequence ATGAGCGCGGCGGATCTGCTCGGGCGCGACGCGACGGCCATGGCCGAAGCGGTGCGCTCCGGCGCCGCGAGCGCCACTGCGCTGGTGCAGGCCAGCCTCGAGCGCGTGGACGCCACCGATGGCCGGGTCAACGCCTTCACCGCCGTGCTGGCCGAGCGCGCGTTGCGCCGCGCGGCGCAGGTCGATGCCTCGCTGGCGTCGTCGAACGGCGCGCGCACCCGCGAACTGCCGCTGCTCGGCGTGCCCTTCGCGGTGAAGAACCTGTTCGACATCGCCGGCCTGCCCACGCTCGCTGGCTCGAAGATCGAGCACCAGACCGCGCCCGCACGCGCAGACGCAGCGCTGGTGCGGCGGCTGGAGCGCGCGGGCGCCGTGCTGGTGGGCGCGCTCAACATGGACGAGTACGCCTACGGCTTCACCACCGAGAACAGCCATGAAGGCCCCACGCGCAATCCGCACGACCTCACGCGCATCGCGGGCGGTTCGTCGGGCGGCTCGGGCGCCGCGGTGGCCGCGGGACAGGTGCCGCTCACGCTGGGCTCCGACACCAACGGCTCGATCCGCGTGCCCGCGTCGCTGTGCGGCGTGTTCGGCCTGAAGCCCACCTTCGGGCGGCTGCCGCGCACCGGGAGCTTTCCGTTCGTGTCCAGCCTGGACCATCTCGGCCCCTTCGCCCGTTCGGCGCGCGATTTGGCGCTGGTCTACGACGCGCTGCAGGGACCCGAGGACGCGGGCCACCCGCACGACCCCGGCTGCGCCCAGCGGGCCGTCGAACCGGTGTCTGGCGTGCTGGCGCAGGGCGCGCGGGGCCTGCGCATCGGCGTGCTCGGCGGCTACTTTCACCAGCGCGCCGGCGCCCAGGCGCTGGCCGCCGTCGATCTGGTCGCCGATGCGCTGGGCTCGGGCGTCTCGCGGGCCAGCGTCGAACTGCCGCTGGTGGAGGCCGGGCGCGCCGCCGCCTTCCTCATCACCAACGCCGAAGGCGCCGCGCTGCACCTGGACGACCTGCGCCGCCGCGCGCACGACTTCGAGCCGCTGTCGCGCGACCGCTTCCTGGCCGGTGCGCTGCTGCCTGCCGCCTGGGTGGCGCGCGCGCAGCGCGTGCGCCGGGTGTATGCCGAGGCGGTGGCGCGCCTGTTCGCCCGCTACGACATCCTGCTGGCACCGGCCACGCCCAGCGCGGCCACGCCGATCGGCGCGGAGACCTTCGAGGTCAACGGCCAGGTGCTGCCGGTGCGGCCCAACATGGGGCTGCTGACCCAGCCCTTCTCATGCATCGGCCTGCCGGTGTGCGCGGTGCCGGTATGGAGCGCGCACGCCAACCTGCCGGATCTTCCCGACCTGCCGATCGGCGTGCAGGTGATCGCCGCGCCCTGGCGCGAAGACCTCGTGCTGCGCGTGGCCGCGGCACTCGAAGCCGCAGGCGTGGCGCATGCGCCCGTCGCCGCACTGAATGTGGAGAAGACACCCGCATGA
- a CDS encoding ABC transporter ATP-binding protein, whose protein sequence is MKVTQDIVINGPVYADVPRPAFRPGPAGTHITIRGLTKYFAGWPLYENFDLDIPKHAIVSVFGPNGCGKSTLINMIAGLIPIDSGEILFDGKQRKDTKIGYVFQNYREAMFPWMRTIDNIAYPLKLEGRSKAEVDRRMEELVASFDVKFDLKRFPYELSGGQQQTASIMRALAPNPEVLFLDEPFSALDFEMTLFIREKLQEVFMQTGTTMLLVSHDLEEAVYLADEVLLLTKRPTRVAEILRYGDARPRTVETLSTESFVAMKKLSLDIFQREVRR, encoded by the coding sequence ATGAAAGTCACGCAGGACATCGTCATCAACGGCCCGGTGTATGCCGACGTGCCCAGGCCGGCCTTCAGGCCCGGCCCGGCCGGCACGCACATCACCATCCGCGGCCTCACCAAGTACTTCGCGGGCTGGCCGCTGTACGAGAACTTCGACCTCGACATTCCCAAGCACGCCATCGTGTCGGTGTTCGGGCCCAACGGCTGCGGCAAGTCCACGCTCATCAACATGATCGCGGGGCTCATTCCCATCGATTCGGGCGAGATCCTGTTCGACGGGAAGCAACGCAAGGACACCAAGATCGGCTACGTGTTCCAGAACTACCGCGAAGCGATGTTCCCGTGGATGCGCACCATCGACAACATCGCCTACCCGCTGAAGCTCGAAGGGCGCAGCAAGGCCGAGGTCGACCGGCGCATGGAGGAGCTGGTGGCGTCCTTCGACGTGAAGTTCGACCTCAAGCGCTTTCCGTACGAACTCTCGGGCGGCCAGCAGCAGACCGCGTCGATCATGCGTGCGCTCGCGCCCAACCCGGAGGTGCTGTTCCTTGACGAGCCTTTCTCGGCGCTGGACTTCGAGATGACGCTTTTCATCCGCGAGAAGCTTCAGGAGGTGTTCATGCAGACCGGCACCACCATGCTGCTGGTGTCGCACGACCTCGAAGAGGCGGTGTACCTGGCCGACGAAGTGCTGCTGCTGACCAAGCGGCCCACCCGGGTGGCCGAGATCTTGCGTTATGGCGATGCCCGCCCGCGCACCGTGGAAACGCTGAGCACCGAGAGCTTCGTGGCCATGAAGAAGCTCAGCCTCGACATCTTCCAGCGCGAAGTCCGCCGCTAG
- a CDS encoding AtzG-like protein, with the protein MTPTQTESYVDAAAAALALPLSPAHRPGVLRYFALAAEFAAVVESVPLPMSAEPAVHFSPVEPEEKEA; encoded by the coding sequence ATGACACCCACGCAGACCGAAAGCTACGTCGACGCCGCCGCCGCGGCGCTCGCCTTGCCCCTGTCGCCCGCGCACCGCCCCGGCGTGCTGCGTTACTTCGCGCTCGCGGCCGAGTTCGCCGCGGTGGTGGAGTCGGTGCCGCTGCCCATGTCGGCCGAGCCGGCGGTGCATTTCTCGCCGGTGGAGCCCGAGGAGAAGGAAGCATGA